In the Silvanigrella aquatica genome, AATTCCATATTCTCCTTTGAGTTCAACGGAGCAAGGAAGAATGCGTCCTTGATTCAAAACAATACTTTCAACCATGGCTGTAACGCCAAATCCAGGAGCGACCCATGCCGATGTTCCGATAAGTTCGGTGAGTTCTGCTCCACCGCGTTTTGTTCTGTTGACGACATCGACAATTTGTTCTGCACTTAATAATTTATTTAAAGGAACTCCGCCTACTGTTGCGGTGCTAACGACAGGAACCATATCCTTGTCTGTATGTGCGCCTAAAACAATAGCTGAAACATCTTTAATGTGAACATTTAAGGCGCGCGCAATATTGCTCCGGAAGCGTGAGGAGTCGAGAACACCAGACATTCCGATTACTCTTTCGCGTGGGAAGCTTGTTACTTTTTGTGCTACTGTCAGCATGGCATCCAAAGGATTGGAAACGAGAATTAAAATACAATTAGGCGCATATTTTTTAACATTTTCGCATACTGTTTTAACTATTCCCGCATTAATGCCAACAAGTTCTTCACGAGTTTGTCCTGGTTTACGAGGAACTCCTGCTGTGATGACGACAACATCGGAATCTTGCATAAAAGAAGAGTCATCTGTTGATGTGAAGCTTGCGTTAAATCCTGCAAAAGCTCCGCCTTGTGCGAGATCGAGAGCGCGGCCTTGAGCAACATTAGGTTTCAAATCGATAAGAACTAAATCGCCTAATTCTTTTTGTGCGCACCATTGTACAACAGCAGCACCCACATTTCCACCCGATCCAACAACTGTAATTTTAGGTCTTTTTAGCATTTTAAGGCTCCTCAATAAAGAAACAGATAATGAAACAAAATATACTCGTTTGGAATAATGCTTGTTTTTTGGATTCAAAACAAGTTATTCTCAAATCTTTTAACTTTTTTTCACCGCTTTGAAAAGTCGTGTCGCACCTGCAAGCCAATTCGTTTGTTCTATTTCAACAAAACCAATTTCAGATAATATTTTTTTAAATTCATCGCCTTTTGGCATTGTAGAAACACTTTTAGGAAGATATTCGTATGCCGCCCTATCAGAAATAAAACCGCCAATTTTTGGTAATATATTTTTAAAATAAAAATCAAATAATTTTGCAATCAATGTATTTTCAGATTGGAAAAACTCTAAAACAAAAAGAGTTCCTCCTGTTTTTAAAATACGATGAAATTCGCGCAGAGCCTGTTCTCTGTTATCTACGTTACGTAAGCCAAAGGAAATAGTCACACAGTCTGCAGAATGATTTGCTGCTGGTATTTTTTCTGCAGAAGCTTGAACAAATTGCACATCAGAATATTTTGCTTGTGCCCGTAATTTTGCTTGAGTCAGCATTCCTTCAGATATGTCAAAGCCAACAAATGTAGCATAATCTTTCCGCTTTGACTTTGCATTCAAGAGAACGTCACCAGTGCCACAAGCAATGTCGTATAAAACGCCCTTTTTTGTATGAATTTTAGGAAAAGAGGAAATCATTTTATTACGCCAGCGTGTGTCTTGTCCTGCAGAAAGAAGTCGATTTAGAAAGTCGTAGCGTTTTGAAATTTTATCGAACATAGATTGAATTTGAGTTGATTTCTCACTTAATATCATTTCTTTGCTTGAACTATTATTTGTTGACATTATTTTCTCCAACAAGAGGATCTTTATTTAATTCTGTAAAAATAAAATTTTCATCCACAATTCCCATAGGACAAAAACCATTTATGAAATTTTGTGACATATTTTTTAAAAGAAGATGTTGTCCTGCAATACTAAATGTGATGCATTGTGCCAAGGAACCTACGGCTAAATTCATATTTCCTAATGCTTCACGAAAAATACGTCCACTTTCCGATCCAGGAATCACACCTTCTCCCACTTCATTGGAAACGACAAGCACAGGACATGATAAAATTTTCAATTGATTTATAAAGTGCTGTGTTTCATTTTCAAGATGTTTCAATAATTGAAAGGGAGAATAATTTTGAATGTTAAGCGCCATTTGCCAACCCATCCATAGGGTAAGGCAGTCAACTAATAAAACTTCGGTTTTTTGTTCTTCGCAATATTTGACAACTTCTTCAAGGGGCACAGGGTGTTCTATTGTTTTCCAGTGCTCGGGGCGTCGTGCGCGGTGATTTTGAATGCGAAATTCCCACTCAGGAGATTTTTCAACGAGACCTCCCGTCGCGTAGTAAACAACATGATGCCATTTTTTCGCGCAATTTTCGGCGAAAAGACTTTTACCTGATTGACCACCACCTAGAAAGAGAGAAATCTTAAATTTATTTTCTTGCATATTAATTCCTATTTAATTTTAGAAATTGTATGATAGTTTCTCCTAAATTCGCAATCATTTCGTAAGAAATAATATGTGGAGTGTCATTTTTAGTATGCCATTCGTCAATATTATTCCAATCAATGATGTGGAGCAGTGGTGTATTTAAGGAAAGAAAAGGAGTGTGATCATCTTCCATCATAAATGCAACTTGTTTTATATCTACATTTTTTGCAGAATTGACAAATTTTTCTCCCAGATTTTCATCGGAACCTTGTGTAATAGATAATTTTTGGTTTTTGTGTCCTATCATATCTAAAATGAGAATTAAATTAATAGGATATTTTTCATAATAAAGAAGATTGTTTTTTTGTTGCAGGATTTTTTCTGCAAAGTGTCTTGATCCATATAAATTATCTTGTAAATTTATTTTAAATTTTCCTTCATTCCAATCTTTTAAAAAAGCTTCCTCTCCATCGAAAAAACTTAAAATAATATTGCAAGATCCCCAGCTTTCCTTGTTGAATTTTGTTTTTTTCAATACGCGCGCAAGTTCCATCATGAGAACAGTGGATGATCCTCCATCATTAGCACCCACAAAGCGCAATTCTTTGAAGTATTTTGTGTCGTAATGTCCTCCAATCACAATGGAACATTTAGAGTTTTTATTTTGAATAGCAATAATATTTTTACCCACAACCTGTTTTTTTTGCGGCGCCTTTTTCAAGGTACCCCCAAATTCTACGGCTTCAAAATTTGGAATTGTTGCTTGAAAGGGAATTTCTTTTGCTTCCCAACCAAATTTATTTAAAGTTTGCCTTAAATCTGAAGCTATCTTAGATTGACTTTGGGATCCCATAGGGTGGGGTTCTGCTGTAAACCACGTCATGCTTTTTTGCAGATTTTCAGTTGAAAAACTTGCAGAGTTTTGAAATGACAAAGGTGCGCTAAAGGCTTTTATAGTAACAACAAGCCCAAAATAAATAATTGTCCAAAAACATGAGGTTCGTTTCACTATGCATTTACTCCTATGCAATGATGATGGCTATAAAGCTAAAGGTATCAGGGTGTTAGCAAAGTACCTAAGTTCACTCGGTCATAAAATAACAGTTGTTGCCCCAAATGGCGAACGCAGTGCGCAATCCCACGCCATGACGTTTTATCATCCTCTACGTGTCCGTCTCGTTGCAGAAGGTGTTTATGCTGTGGACGGCACTCCTGCAGACTGCGCTGCTTTAGGCCTTCACAAAATTTTAGCTGAGAATCCGCCCGACTTTGTGGTTTCGGGTATCAATCATGGACTCAATGTGGGAATTGATGTGAACTACAGTGGTACGGTGGGTGCTGCGACCGAAGCCGCTCTTATGGGTTTTAAAGCGATTGCTATTTCGGCAGACAGTGAAGATCTCGAAGGGGAAGAGCTGGAAGCCGTTTTTCTAAAAGCAGCAAAAATTGTGGGAGAAGTTTTAGAAAAATCCCATATTCTAGAGTGGCCGAAGTTAGAGGTCTTAAATATCAATGTTCCGAAACAAGCAAATGAAATCACTTTGGCAGAGTGCGGTGGAGAGTCTTTGTATGTACCTCATATTGAGGAGCTGTCTTCGCGCTATAAAAAGAATTTAAAAATATATTTAATTGGCGGTCTTTCGCGCCATGAACCTAAAGATATGTCTCAAGATGTTTCTTTAATTCGTAGCAATAAAGTAACATTAAGTTTTGTTAAAGCAAAACAAAGCAGTTCTGAGAGTAATAAAAATTTAGAAATTTTGATTGGTAAAATTAAGTTATGATTTATGATAAAAATTGGGCACGGGAATTATCTCAAGGGCTTATTAATATAGAGCAATTAAAATCGAAAGAAATAATTTCTGCAAATGAAGTCCACTCGTTGAAATCTGTTAAAGATAATTTTGATATTCGTGTGCCACATATTTTTGTTAAACAAATTCAAAATGAAAATTATGTTTTAAAAAAACAGTTTGTCCCTCATTCCAACGAATTGATTTTTTTGCCCGAAGAATTAGACGATCCTATTGGTGATGAGCGCTGGACGCCGGTTGAGGGTATAACTCACAGATATCCTGATCGTGTTTTATTTAAAGTCACTTATATGTGTGCTTCTTATTGTCGCTTTTGTTTTAGGCGATATAAAGTTTCAAATTCCGAAAATAATTTGGATCAAAATCATTTTGAAAAAGCATTTGACTATATAAAGTCGAATAAAAATATTTGGGAAGTTATATTTACAGGGGGAGATCCTCTTACTTTAACAGATAAAGCTTTGCAAAATATAATGGTAAAAATGTCTTCTATTGAGCATGTAAAAATAATCCGTTTTCATTCGCGTATTCCTTCTGTGTTACCTTCACGCATTAATAAATCTTTAATTGAAATTTTAAAGGAATCTAAAAAAACAGTTTGGATTGCGGCACATATTAATGCGGCAGAAGAGTTTACCGACGAAGCCCAAAGAGCTCTCGCAATGCTCATTGATAACGGTATTCCTGTTTTATTACAATCTGTCTTATTAAAAGATATTAATGACAAACCCGAGAAACTCATATCTTTATTAAAAACTGCAATTGAAAATAGAGTAAAACCCTATTATTTGCATTATCCTGATTTAGCTAAGGGAACAGATCACTTTCGCGTTCCACTCAAGGAAGCTATTGCGCTTGTCAAAGGGTTAAGAGGTAAAATCTCGGGGCTGTGTATTCCCCAATTTATTATCGATATTCCTGGTGGCGAAGGTAAAATTGCAATAAATGCACATACAGCTAAAGAACTTGACAATCATATTTGGCAATTTGAAAGCCCTTTAACCGGATCTTTAATTCAAGTAAAATATCCGTAAAGGAGATATGACTATGAGTTTATTGGAAGGAATATTTGAAGATAACGAAATATCTTTAAAAGATAAAGTGGCTTTGGTAACAGGTGCCAGCTCAGGAATAGGACTTGCCACAGCAGCTTGGTTGGCTCGCGAAGGGGCACATCTTATATTACTTGCGCGTAGAAAAGAAAAACTTGAAATTTTAAAACAGGAATTGGTAAAACAATTTGCTTCAGTCAAAATAAAAATCATAGCAGAAAATATTTGTAACCCAAATATTTTAAAAATACTCGAGCAAGAACAATCTCTAAATATTGATATCTTAATTAATAATGCGGGTTTAGCTAGTGGACGCGATTCCGTTATCGATTTAAAAGACGAAGATTTAATCGAAATGATGGAAACAAATGTGACGTCACTCTTTCGCCTGACAGCCGCTGTGGCGCGCAATATGGTTGAAAAGGGTTCGGGTCATATTGTGAATTTAGGAAGCATTGCAGGGCATTATACCTATGAAGGGGGCTCCGTTTATTGCGCTTCCAAATTTGCCGTACGTGCTTTTACAGAGTCTTTAAGACAGGAAATGCACGATAAAAATGTAAGAGTTTCGCTCGTTTCACCGGGGATGGTAAAAACCGATTTCAGTTTGGTGCGTTTTAAAGGGGATAGTAAAATGGCAGAAGGCGTTTATCATGGGGTAGACAGTTTAACTTCTGCTGATGTGGCGCGGCTAATTATAAAGACGTTAAAAGAACCTGCCCACGTGAATTGGAATGAAGTCGTGATATTACCTACCGTGCAAAGCCCTGTTACTTATAAAGTGAAACGAAACTTTTGAAAATTGCGCGTTTATAAAGTTTTAAATAACCAAGTAAGATGCTAATGTTATTAGGCTTTAAATATTTTATTATTTTAATCTTTAATTTATTCATTAAATACCGAAAACATACTAATCTTAAAGTCCTTCGTTTTGATTTTAAGATATATTTTATTTTTAGAATTTTAAAAGAGGAACTATGAAATCATTTTTAAAATTCATATTAGCACTATGTGCATTAAATATAAATCAAGCCATAGCAGATTCAAAACCTACTTATGTTATTGGTGTCGAAAATATCACATATGATCCCTATTATACAGTTAAAGAAAATGGAGAGTATGGTGCTTTTGCGAGAGATATTTTTGATCTTTTTGCGAAAAAAAGTAACATTCAGTTCAAGTATGAACCAATGCCCGTTGCGCGTTTATTTAAAGAATATTTGGGCGGTGGTTTAGACTTCAAATATCCTGATTCTAGTTTATGGATGAGTGAAGGAAGAAAAAATAAAAATATAATATATTCTGATAATGTTGTAGAGTATATTGATGGTGCTATTATTAAAGCAGAAAATAAAAATAAAGATATTTCATTTATTAAAAAGCTAGGAACAATTCGTGGTTTTGAAGTAGGTGAATATAAGAAAAGACAAATTCAAATTGAAGAAAGTTCAAATATTCCAGAATTAATTGACAAGCTAGATAATAATAAAATTGATGCTGTTTTTTTTAATGTAGCTGTCGCTTTAAATTATGTTAATAGAAATAAATATTTTAAAAATAAATTTATATTTAAAAAAGAATATCCCTATTTGCATGATTATTATAGATTATCTACTATGAAGCATAAAGATGTGATTGATAAGTTCAACTTATTTTTAAAGAAAAATATAAAAGAAATCAATGAGATGAAAAAGAAAAATAAAATAATTTTTTGAATGATATTCTTAAATTAAAAGAGAGAGTTTTTACTTAAAACACTCTCTCTTTTTTTTTAATATATCTGTTACGTTAAACTGCTTTCAAACAACTTGTTTTGGATCCATTATTTAGCGTTTTTAATTGAGGCTCAATTTCTGCGCATTGGAAGTCTGCAATTGGGCAACGAGTACGAAAACGGCAGCCACTAGGCGGATTAATGGGAGAGGGAAGATCTCCTTGTAAAATTTGCACAACCTTATTTTTTTCGAGCTCGGGATCGGGAATAGGCACGGCCGATAAAAGCGCTTTAGTATAAGGATGCTGTGGATTTTTATAGATTTGATCACGGGTCCCAATTTCTACTGGTTTTCCGAGGTACATCACCATAATGCGATCGCTAATATGTTTCACAACACTCAAATCGTGAGCAATAAATATAAGAGTTAATCCTAAATCGCGCTGTAATTTTTTAAGTAAGTTTACAATTTGGGCTTGAATAGAGACGTCTAAAGCACTGACAGGTTCATCACAAACAATGATTTTAGGATTGAGAATGAGGGCTCTGGCAATACCAATACGTTGGCATTGTCCTCCAGAAAACTCGTGAGGATAACGATTGATATGCTCGGGAATGAGACCCACAAGGTTCATTAGATTTCTTATTTTTCCTTTAACTTCTTCTTTAGATAAGCCAGGATAAAATGTTTTTAGAGGTTCTGCAATAATTTCTCCTGCGGTCATACGGGGGTTGAGGGAAGCCAAAGGATCTTGGAAAATCATTTGAATGTCTTTACGGGCATCACGCATTTTTTGGTGATCAAGTTTTAGAATTTCTTTACCCAATAAAGTTACATTCCCTTCGGTTGCGGGTAACAAACGCATAATAGCTCTTGCAAGTGTTGATTTCCCGCATCCTGATTCGCCCACAACACCCAGTGTTTCTCCTTTATGAATATCAAAACTCACACCATCAACAGCTTTTAAAGTCACTTTTTTAAACCAAGATCCTTTTTTAGCAATAGGAAAATGTACCTTTAAATTTTCAACAGATAAAATAGGTTGGTTCATAAGCTCACCTCTAAGTAACATGCTTTTTTCAAATCTTTTCCAAAACTGAGCAAAGGTGGGGGAGATTGCAAACATTTTTCGTTGGCATGTTCACACCTTTCTTGAAAAGGGCATCCCTTCGGCAAATTTAATAAACTAGGCGGATTTCCTGGAATAGTAGGGAGATCGCCGTAGTTTTCGTCGGTGAGACGTGGAATGGAACGCAATAGACCTTTAGTATAAGGATGTTGCGGAGTATAAAAAATATGATTTACAGGTCCATATTCCATTGTTCTGCCTGCATACATTACCATGACATTATCACAAATTCCGGCAACTACGCCTAAGTCGTGCGTAATGATGACAATAGCCGTTCCCAGGTCTTTTTTTAGCTCACGAAGTAATGTAACAATTTGCGCTTGTACCGTAACATCCAGTGCTGTCGTAGGCTCATCTGCAATGAGCAAATCGGGTTTGCAAAGCAAACTCATGGCAATCATCACGCGTTGGCGCATACCACCTGAAAACTCATGAGGATACATGTCAATGCGATTTTGGGCATCGGGAATTTTAACCATATCCAACATTTTAATGGATTCATTTTTGGCACTTTGGTAGCTCATGTTTTTATGAAACATAAGCACTTCTGTCATTTGTTTTGAAATTCGTAAATAGGGATTGAGCGATGTCATGGGATCTTGAAAAATCATTGAAATTTTATCACCACGAATTTTATTTAATTCTTGTTGTGGCATACCAATTAATTCATTCCCATTAAATTTAACACTTCCTGAAGTTTTGCCATTTTGCGCTAATAAACCCATAATACCAAGCACAAGTTGG is a window encoding:
- a CDS encoding malate dehydrogenase, translated to MLKRPKITVVGSGGNVGAAVVQWCAQKELGDLVLIDLKPNVAQGRALDLAQGGAFAGFNASFTSTDDSSFMQDSDVVVITAGVPRKPGQTREELVGINAGIVKTVCENVKKYAPNCILILVSNPLDAMLTVAQKVTSFPRERVIGMSGVLDSSRFRSNIARALNVHIKDVSAIVLGAHTDKDMVPVVSTATVGGVPLNKLLSAEQIVDVVNRTKRGGAELTELIGTSAWVAPGFGVTAMVESIVLNQGRILPCSVELKGEYGISEGACLCVPVKLTNKGAEKVFEIDLSTEEKAALKAAHTAYLEVRKIALSSV
- the ubiE gene encoding bifunctional demethylmenaquinone methyltransferase/2-methoxy-6-polyprenyl-1,4-benzoquinol methylase UbiE codes for the protein MSTNNSSSKEMILSEKSTQIQSMFDKISKRYDFLNRLLSAGQDTRWRNKMISSFPKIHTKKGVLYDIACGTGDVLLNAKSKRKDYATFVGFDISEGMLTQAKLRAQAKYSDVQFVQASAEKIPAANHSADCVTISFGLRNVDNREQALREFHRILKTGGTLFVLEFFQSENTLIAKLFDFYFKNILPKIGGFISDRAAYEYLPKSVSTMPKGDEFKKILSEIGFVEIEQTNWLAGATRLFKAVKKS
- a CDS encoding bifunctional adenosylcobinamide kinase/adenosylcobinamide-phosphate guanylyltransferase; its protein translation is MQENKFKISLFLGGGQSGKSLFAENCAKKWHHVVYYATGGLVEKSPEWEFRIQNHRARRPEHWKTIEHPVPLEEVVKYCEEQKTEVLLVDCLTLWMGWQMALNIQNYSPFQLLKHLENETQHFINQLKILSCPVLVVSNEVGEGVIPGSESGRIFREALGNMNLAVGSLAQCITFSIAGQHLLLKNMSQNFINGFCPMGIVDENFIFTELNKDPLVGENNVNK
- a CDS encoding M28 family peptidase, whose amino-acid sequence is MKRTSCFWTIIYFGLVVTIKAFSAPLSFQNSASFSTENLQKSMTWFTAEPHPMGSQSQSKIASDLRQTLNKFGWEAKEIPFQATIPNFEAVEFGGTLKKAPQKKQVVGKNIIAIQNKNSKCSIVIGGHYDTKYFKELRFVGANDGGSSTVLMMELARVLKKTKFNKESWGSCNIILSFFDGEEAFLKDWNEGKFKINLQDNLYGSRHFAEKILQQKNNLLYYEKYPINLILILDMIGHKNQKLSITQGSDENLGEKFVNSAKNVDIKQVAFMMEDDHTPFLSLNTPLLHIIDWNNIDEWHTKNDTPHIISYEMIANLGETIIQFLKLNRN
- the surE gene encoding 5'/3'-nucleotidase SurE gives rise to the protein MHLLLCNDDGYKAKGIRVLAKYLSSLGHKITVVAPNGERSAQSHAMTFYHPLRVRLVAEGVYAVDGTPADCAALGLHKILAENPPDFVVSGINHGLNVGIDVNYSGTVGAATEAALMGFKAIAISADSEDLEGEELEAVFLKAAKIVGEVLEKSHILEWPKLEVLNINVPKQANEITLAECGGESLYVPHIEELSSRYKKNLKIYLIGGLSRHEPKDMSQDVSLIRSNKVTLSFVKAKQSSSESNKNLEILIGKIKL
- a CDS encoding KamA family radical SAM protein — encoded protein: MIYDKNWARELSQGLINIEQLKSKEIISANEVHSLKSVKDNFDIRVPHIFVKQIQNENYVLKKQFVPHSNELIFLPEELDDPIGDERWTPVEGITHRYPDRVLFKVTYMCASYCRFCFRRYKVSNSENNLDQNHFEKAFDYIKSNKNIWEVIFTGGDPLTLTDKALQNIMVKMSSIEHVKIIRFHSRIPSVLPSRINKSLIEILKESKKTVWIAAHINAAEEFTDEAQRALAMLIDNGIPVLLQSVLLKDINDKPEKLISLLKTAIENRVKPYYLHYPDLAKGTDHFRVPLKEAIALVKGLRGKISGLCIPQFIIDIPGGEGKIAINAHTAKELDNHIWQFESPLTGSLIQVKYP
- a CDS encoding SDR family NAD(P)-dependent oxidoreductase produces the protein MSLLEGIFEDNEISLKDKVALVTGASSGIGLATAAWLAREGAHLILLARRKEKLEILKQELVKQFASVKIKIIAENICNPNILKILEQEQSLNIDILINNAGLASGRDSVIDLKDEDLIEMMETNVTSLFRLTAAVARNMVEKGSGHIVNLGSIAGHYTYEGGSVYCASKFAVRAFTESLRQEMHDKNVRVSLVSPGMVKTDFSLVRFKGDSKMAEGVYHGVDSLTSADVARLIIKTLKEPAHVNWNEVVILPTVQSPVTYKVKRNF
- a CDS encoding transporter substrate-binding domain-containing protein codes for the protein MKSFLKFILALCALNINQAIADSKPTYVIGVENITYDPYYTVKENGEYGAFARDIFDLFAKKSNIQFKYEPMPVARLFKEYLGGGLDFKYPDSSLWMSEGRKNKNIIYSDNVVEYIDGAIIKAENKNKDISFIKKLGTIRGFEVGEYKKRQIQIEESSNIPELIDKLDNNKIDAVFFNVAVALNYVNRNKYFKNKFIFKKEYPYLHDYYRLSTMKHKDVIDKFNLFLKKNIKEINEMKKKNKIIF
- the oppF gene encoding murein tripeptide/oligopeptide ABC transporter ATP binding protein OppF, producing the protein MNQPILSVENLKVHFPIAKKGSWFKKVTLKAVDGVSFDIHKGETLGVVGESGCGKSTLARAIMRLLPATEGNVTLLGKEILKLDHQKMRDARKDIQMIFQDPLASLNPRMTAGEIIAEPLKTFYPGLSKEEVKGKIRNLMNLVGLIPEHINRYPHEFSGGQCQRIGIARALILNPKIIVCDEPVSALDVSIQAQIVNLLKKLQRDLGLTLIFIAHDLSVVKHISDRIMVMYLGKPVEIGTRDQIYKNPQHPYTKALLSAVPIPDPELEKNKVVQILQGDLPSPINPPSGCRFRTRCPIADFQCAEIEPQLKTLNNGSKTSCLKAV
- a CDS encoding oligopeptide/dipeptide ABC transporter ATP-binding protein, which produces MTLLSVNNLNVSFATPDGAIKAVNGISLSLNAGEALGIVGESGSGKSQLVLGIMGLLAQNGKTSGSVKFNGNELIGMPQQELNKIRGDKISMIFQDPMTSLNPYLRISKQMTEVLMFHKNMSYQSAKNESIKMLDMVKIPDAQNRIDMYPHEFSGGMRQRVMIAMSLLCKPDLLIADEPTTALDVTVQAQIVTLLRELKKDLGTAIVIITHDLGVVAGICDNVMVMYAGRTMEYGPVNHIFYTPQHPYTKGLLRSIPRLTDENYGDLPTIPGNPPSLLNLPKGCPFQERCEHANEKCLQSPPPLLSFGKDLKKACYLEVSL